In the Festucalex cinctus isolate MCC-2025b chromosome 10, RoL_Fcin_1.0, whole genome shotgun sequence genome, one interval contains:
- the glrx2 gene encoding glutaredoxin 2 isoform X3, which yields MFSRAECFSRAARNSCQRMGNFASSTTAGSTSTACVKFVHELVSQNCVVIFSKTTCPYCKMAKNVFNEIGATYKVVELDEHNDGRRLQEALAQMTGAKTVPRVFINGNCIGGGSDTKQLHQQGKLVPLINQCAPCNSEGSGSGQFESAK from the exons ATGTTTTCTCGAGCTGAATGTTTTTCTCGAGCGGCAAGGAACAGCTGTCAAAG AATGGGAAATTTTGCATCCTCCACAACAGCTGGATCAACCAGTACAGCTTGTGTCAAGTTTGTGCAT GAGTTGGTGTCACAGAACTGCGTCGTGATATTTTCCAAGACCACGTGTCCGTACTGCAAAATGGCCAAAAACGTGTTCAATGAAATTGGTGCCACGTACAAAGTCGTTGAACTCGACGAGCACAATGACGGGAGGAGGCTACAAGAGGCCTTAGCTCAGATGACTGGCGCCAAAACG GTGCCAAGAGTCTTCATCAACGGAAACTGTATCGGCGGTGGCTCAGATACCAAACAGCTCCACCAGCAGGGCAAGTTAGTGCCCCTGATCAATCAATGTGCTCCCTGCAACTCGGAAGGCTCGGGGAGCGGACAGTTTGAATCTGCAAAATGA
- the glrx2 gene encoding glutaredoxin 2 isoform X2 produces the protein MDPCKLGPAILCLYSMLTFTKCCDKATFSRMGNFASSTTAGSTSTACVKFVHELVSQNCVVIFSKTTCPYCKMAKNVFNEIGATYKVVELDEHNDGRRLQEALAQMTGAKTVPRVFINGNCIGGGSDTKQLHQQGKLVPLINQCAPCNSEGSGSGQFESAK, from the exons ATGGATCCGTGCAAGTTAGGACCTGCAATTCTGTGCTTGTATTCCATGCTAACTTTCACCAAATGTTGTGATAAAGCGACATTTTCAAG AATGGGAAATTTTGCATCCTCCACAACAGCTGGATCAACCAGTACAGCTTGTGTCAAGTTTGTGCAT GAGTTGGTGTCACAGAACTGCGTCGTGATATTTTCCAAGACCACGTGTCCGTACTGCAAAATGGCCAAAAACGTGTTCAATGAAATTGGTGCCACGTACAAAGTCGTTGAACTCGACGAGCACAATGACGGGAGGAGGCTACAAGAGGCCTTAGCTCAGATGACTGGCGCCAAAACG GTGCCAAGAGTCTTCATCAACGGAAACTGTATCGGCGGTGGCTCAGATACCAAACAGCTCCACCAGCAGGGCAAGTTAGTGCCCCTGATCAATCAATGTGCTCCCTGCAACTCGGAAGGCTCGGGGAGCGGACAGTTTGAATCTGCAAAATGA
- the glrx2 gene encoding glutaredoxin 2 isoform X4, giving the protein MGNFASSTTAGSTSTACVKFVHELVSQNCVVIFSKTTCPYCKMAKNVFNEIGATYKVVELDEHNDGRRLQEALAQMTGAKTVPRVFINGNCIGGGSDTKQLHQQGKLVPLINQCAPCNSEGSGSGQFESAK; this is encoded by the exons ATGGGAAATTTTGCATCCTCCACAACAGCTGGATCAACCAGTACAGCTTGTGTCAAGTTTGTGCAT GAGTTGGTGTCACAGAACTGCGTCGTGATATTTTCCAAGACCACGTGTCCGTACTGCAAAATGGCCAAAAACGTGTTCAATGAAATTGGTGCCACGTACAAAGTCGTTGAACTCGACGAGCACAATGACGGGAGGAGGCTACAAGAGGCCTTAGCTCAGATGACTGGCGCCAAAACG GTGCCAAGAGTCTTCATCAACGGAAACTGTATCGGCGGTGGCTCAGATACCAAACAGCTCCACCAGCAGGGCAAGTTAGTGCCCCTGATCAATCAATGTGCTCCCTGCAACTCGGAAGGCTCGGGGAGCGGACAGTTTGAATCTGCAAAATGA
- the uchl5 gene encoding ubiquitin carboxyl-terminal hydrolase isozyme L5 → MAGSAGEWCLMESDPGVFTELIKGFGCKGAQVEEIWSMDPENFDNLKPVHGLIFLFKWQAGEEPAGSIVQDSRLDHIFFAKQVINNACATQAIVSVLLNCSHPDMLLGDTLTEFREFSQSFDAAMKGLALSNSEVIRQVHNGFARQQMFEFDAKSSAKDEDAFHFVSYVPVNGRLYELDGLREGPIDLGACNQDDWISAVRPVIEKRIQKYSEGEIRFNLMAIVSDRKMIYERKIAELQTQLTEDEPMDTDQSSTFLSSIQSEIAKYHLLIEEENQKLKRYKVENIRRKHNYLPFIMELLKTLAEHQQLIPLVEKAKEKQSAKKAQEAK, encoded by the exons ATGGCCGGAAGTGCGGGCGAGTGGTGTCTGATGGAGAGCGACCCTGGCGTATTTACGGAGCTGATAAAAGGTTTCG GCTGCAAAGGTGCCCAGGTTGAAGAGATTTGGAGCATGGATCCAGAGAACTTCGACAACTTGAA GCCTGTCCATGGACTGATCTTCCTGTTCAAGTGGCAAGCGGGTGAGGAGCCAGCAGGATCCATCGTACAGGATTCAAGACTCGATCACATCTTCTTTGCCAAACAG GTGATTAACAACGCGTGTGCCACCCAGGCCATCGTCAGCGTTCTGCTCAACTGCTCCCATCCCGACATGCTGCTCGGCGACACGCTCACCGAGTTCAGGGAGTTCTCGCAGAGTTTTGATGCCGCG ATGAAAGGTTTGGCTCTGAGCAACTCCGAAGTTATCAGACAAGTTCACAACGGCTTTGCCAG GCAGCAAATGTTTGAGTTTGACGCCAAGTCGTCCGCCAAGGACGAGGACGCCTTTCACTTTGTGAGTTACGTTCCTGTCAACGGTCGACTTTACGAGCTGGACGGACTTCGAGAAGGACCAATTGACCTCG gTGCCTGCAACCAGGATGACTGGATCAGTGCTGTCCGGCCCGTCATtgaaaaaagaatacaaaa GTACAGCGAAGGAGAGATCCGCTTCAATCTCATGGCCATCGTGTCGGACCGGAAGATGATCTACGAGAGGAAGATTGCGGAGCTTCAGACTCAGCTTACcgag GACGAGCCGATGGACACGGACCAGAGCAGCACGTTTCTGAGCTCCATTCAGTCCGAGATCGCCAAGTACCACCTCCTCATCGAGGAAGAAAATCAGAAACTGAAACGATATAAG GTTGAAAACATTCGACGGAAGCATAATTACCTTCCATTTATTATGGAGTTATTGAAAACGTTGGCCGAGCACCAGCAGTTAATACCTTTGGTGGAGAAG GCAAAGGAAAAACAGAGTGCCAAAAAAGCCCAGGAGGCCAagtaa